A DNA window from Acetobacter aceti NBRC 14818 contains the following coding sequences:
- the cobW gene encoding cobalamin biosynthesis protein CobW, producing the protein MNSIAPTSPSAVGVKIPVTVITGFLGAGKTTLLRNLLSQAQGRRIAVVVNEFGSLGIDGETLRSCGIEGCPDEDIVELTNGCLCCTVADDFLPTMRALIDRPQPPEHIVIETSGLALPKPLLKAFGWPDIRTRMTVDGVITLVDTPAVAAGRFADDPEAIAAQQAADPSLDHDNPLAEVFEDQLLSADLVVLNKTDLLDEVELENVEAEITALLPRKRVMLRAVEGKLDPAVLLGLDAGAEDDLMARPSHHDGADEHEHDDFDSFVVTVPEQNSADAFVKHLAKVAVQFDILRLKGFAAVKGKPMRLAVQGVGNRMRHAFDKPLTGDDRTGRLVVIGQKGLDRQAIEMALQAL; encoded by the coding sequence ATGAATTCCATAGCCCCAACGTCCCCATCTGCTGTTGGCGTAAAGATTCCTGTCACCGTGATCACCGGTTTTCTGGGAGCGGGCAAGACCACGCTGCTGCGAAATCTCCTCTCGCAGGCGCAGGGACGACGAATTGCCGTCGTGGTCAATGAGTTCGGCTCATTGGGAATCGATGGTGAAACACTGCGATCCTGCGGCATCGAAGGTTGCCCGGATGAGGATATCGTTGAACTCACCAATGGCTGCCTGTGCTGCACCGTTGCGGATGATTTCCTGCCGACCATGCGTGCCCTGATCGACCGGCCGCAACCGCCTGAGCATATCGTGATCGAAACATCGGGTCTCGCTCTGCCAAAGCCGTTGCTTAAGGCGTTCGGCTGGCCGGATATCCGTACACGGATGACTGTGGACGGCGTCATCACACTGGTCGATACGCCTGCGGTCGCGGCTGGCCGATTTGCTGATGATCCGGAAGCAATTGCCGCCCAGCAGGCTGCCGATCCTTCCCTTGATCACGATAATCCTCTGGCAGAAGTGTTCGAGGATCAACTGCTGTCGGCCGATCTGGTGGTTCTGAACAAGACCGATCTGCTGGATGAAGTCGAACTGGAAAACGTAGAGGCGGAAATCACCGCGCTCTTGCCGCGTAAGCGGGTAATGCTCCGGGCCGTGGAAGGTAAGCTTGATCCGGCAGTGCTGCTCGGACTTGATGCTGGCGCGGAAGATGATCTCATGGCGCGTCCTTCTCATCATGACGGTGCTGATGAGCACGAACATGATGATTTCGACTCGTTTGTCGTTACTGTGCCTGAGCAGAATAGTGCGGACGCCTTTGTGAAGCATCTGGCTAAAGTCGCGGTCCAGTTCGATATCCTGCGTCTGAAAGGTTTTGCCGCCGTAAAGGGCAAGCCCATGCGGTTGGCAGTGCAGGGCGTGGGCAACCGGATGCGTCATGCCTTCGACAAGCCTCTGACAGGTGACGATCGGACGGGACGCCTTGTTGTCATCGGCCAGAAAGGGCTGGATCGTCAGGCTATCGAAATGGCTTTACAGGCGCTCTGA